Proteins co-encoded in one Papaver somniferum cultivar HN1 chromosome 5, ASM357369v1, whole genome shotgun sequence genomic window:
- the LOC113280705 gene encoding uncharacterized protein LOC113280705 produces the protein MALSVIYLISIFSLVFIVQLRDAESMITSTCKFTASVDLCTQILNADPSREETDTAVRIVTECSTLYVNAKVKLETSIRDMYSDDSLGNTQSEVNAAASCAESCERSFSTATPALAYPDELARRKNSFEDICGVTYDIVGMLLVDDLQSQGNSDLF, from the exons atggcTTTATCAGTTATCTACCTAATCTCTATTTTTTCCCTCGTTTTCATCGTTCAATTAAGAGATGCTGAATCGATGATCACATCTACTTGCAAATTTACGGCATCAGTCGATCTCTGTACACAGATATTAAACGCCGATCCATCCAGGGAAGAAACCGATACAGCAG TTAGAATTGTCACAGAATGCAGTACGTTATATGTCAACGCAAAGGTTAAACTTGAGACATCAATCAGAGATATGTATTCTGATGATAGCCTTGGAAATACACAAAGTGAAGTCAATGCTGCTGCTTCATGTGCTGAAAGTTGCGAACGTTCATTTAGCACTGCCACTCCTGCACTAGCTTATCCTGATGAATTGGCACGAAGGAAAAACTCTTTTGAGGATATATGTGGTGTTACTTATGATATTGTGGGAATGCTTCTGGTAGACGACCTACAGAGCCAGGGAAATTCGGACTTGTTTTGA
- the LOC113280707 gene encoding SKP1-like protein 1B: MVTFKSSDGETFDVEKSVALQSQTIKHVIEDDCSDNGIPLPNVTCKILTCQTVADMIKGKTPEEIRKTFNIKNDFTPEEEEEVRRENQWAFE, from the coding sequence ATGGTAACGTTCAAGAGTTCTGATGGAGAAACATTTGATGTTGAAAAATCCGTTGCTCTTCAATCTCAAACCATCAAACATGTGATCGAAGATGATTGTTCTGATAACGGAATACCTTTACCCAATGTAACATGCAAGATTTTGACTTGCCAGACAGTTGCTGATATGATCAAGGGAAAGACACCAGAGGAGATCCGCAAGACATTCAACATCAAGAATGACTTCACCcctgaggaagaggaggaggtcaGAAGGGAAAACCAGTGGGCTTTTGAATGa
- the LOC113278553 gene encoding uncharacterized protein LOC113278553, translating into MESSTSCFSLVSFEEKFHRRTFKSSNLSPQTINIDSETTINVWAPNKSSKATVFKPSLVLLHGFAFNPLWNWCNQVKFLSNHFCLYIPELIFTGKSTTTSSERTEIFQAVSIGKVMDHLGVKTYSVVGSSYGGFVAYHMARLFPEKIEKVVIANSAINMRLKDNEELLKKINFEKIEDLLLPVKASQLRMLLSLTYYKPPFSPDFLLKDIIKTTMSDREENLQLLKGLTIGKSNTVEISILQQQVLIIWGEYDGLFPVEKAYELKELLGEKVSLEVIKKTSHEPMLENPKLFNDIIMKFVTDH; encoded by the exons ATGGAATCTTCAACTTCATGTTTCAGCCTCGTTTCATTCGAAGAAAAATTCCACCGGAGAACTTTCAAATCTTCAAATCTTTCACCTCAAACCATAAATATCGATTCGGAGACCACAATTAATGTTTGGGCACCGAATAAAAGCTCTAAAGCTACCGTATTCAAACCATCATTAGTCTTACTTCATGGTTTTGCATTCAACCCACTTTGGAATTGGTGTAATCAAGTTAAATTTCTATCAAATCATTTCTGTCTGTACATTCCGGAGCTGATTTTCACCGGAAAATCCACAACTACTTCCTCCGAAAGAACCGAGATATTTCAAGCAGTTTCGATTGGAAAAGTAATGGATCACCTGGGAGTTAAGACATACTCAGTTGTAGGTTCAAGTTATGGTGGCTTTGTTGCTTATCATATGGCAAGATTGTTCCCTGAGAAAATTGAGAAAGTTGTTATTGCGAATTCTGCTATAAATATGAGATTGaaagataatgaagaattattgaAGAAAATAAATTTCGAGAAAATCGAAGATTTATTGTTGCCGGTTAAAGCTTCGCAGCTGCGCATGTTGCTGAGTTTAACTTACTATAAACCtccattttcacctgattttCTGTTAAAGGATATCATCAAA ACTACGATGTCTGATAGGGAGGAAAATTTACAACTCCTGAAGGGATTAACAATTGGAAAAAGTAACACGGTCGAAATCTCTATCCTACAACAACAGGTTTTAATAATATGGGGTGAGTACGATGGATTATTTCCAGTGGAGAAAGCTTATGAGCTCAAAGA GCTTCTTGGAGAAAAGGTAAGTTTGGAAGTCATTAAGAAAACGTCACATGAACCGATGCTCGAAAACCCAAAGCTCTTCAATGATATCATTATGAAATTTGTAACTGATCACTAG